The following are from one region of the Pseudomonas putida genome:
- a CDS encoding CreA family protein: MSLFKRVIGVAALVLPMLAGAEEIGQVSTVFKFLGPNDRIVVEAFDDPKVEGVTCYLSRAKTGGVKGGLGLAEDRAEASIACRQVGPISFKGELKDGEEVFKERTSLVFKTMQVVRFLDKKRNTLVYLVYSDRMIEGSPQNAVTAIPILPWAH, translated from the coding sequence ATGAGCCTGTTCAAGCGCGTGATCGGCGTGGCAGCGCTGGTGCTGCCAATGCTGGCCGGAGCGGAGGAAATCGGCCAGGTGTCCACCGTGTTCAAGTTCCTCGGGCCGAATGACCGTATTGTGGTCGAGGCCTTCGACGACCCAAAGGTCGAGGGCGTGACCTGCTACCTGTCGCGCGCCAAGACCGGCGGCGTGAAGGGGGGGCTGGGGTTGGCGGAAGACCGTGCCGAGGCCTCGATTGCCTGCCGTCAGGTTGGGCCGATCAGTTTCAAGGGCGAGCTGAAGGATGGCGAGGAAGTGTTCAAGGAACGCACCTCGCTGGTGTTCAAGACCATGCAGGTGGTGCGCTTCCTGGACAAGAAACGCAATACGCTGGTGTACCTGGTGTATAGCGACCGCATGATCGAAGGCAGCCCGCAGAATGCGGTGACCGCGATTCCGATTCTGCCTTGGGCGCATTGA
- the mksE gene encoding Mks condensin complex protein MksE — MHLDLSELSQLAPIFRELFKGFHVSRRDPELYAQLSNFQDQYRTLFKALGFELVCDTRGFYYFVPDMTAAQVNKTAQRLSLFTFILVEHLADQGRDPMAVLDGGSIGRDELPSLLDKYRDLFLQAEVQTVDELEEKILRRMTQLGFAFEEGGIYRFLPPMHRFLDVCLAVQQDRDLAATLHSDLPLPTPVLVEEESPEELNRTDDPLDLSPFEGEESEEEALARAIREEQQEIDA; from the coding sequence ATGCATCTTGATCTTTCCGAACTGTCCCAGCTCGCGCCGATCTTCCGCGAGCTGTTCAAAGGCTTCCACGTCAGCCGCCGCGACCCCGAGCTGTACGCCCAGCTGTCGAACTTCCAGGACCAGTACCGCACCCTGTTCAAGGCCCTGGGCTTCGAACTGGTGTGTGACACCCGTGGCTTCTACTACTTCGTGCCGGACATGACCGCCGCGCAGGTCAACAAGACCGCGCAGCGCCTGTCGCTGTTCACCTTCATCCTGGTCGAACACCTGGCCGACCAGGGTCGCGACCCGATGGCCGTGCTCGATGGCGGCAGCATCGGCCGTGACGAACTGCCCTCGCTGCTGGACAAGTACCGCGACCTGTTCCTGCAGGCCGAAGTGCAGACCGTGGACGAGCTGGAAGAAAAAATCCTGCGCCGCATGACCCAGCTCGGCTTCGCCTTCGAGGAAGGTGGCATCTACCGCTTCCTGCCACCGATGCACCGTTTCCTCGACGTGTGCCTGGCCGTGCAGCAGGACCGCGACCTGGCGGCCACCCTGCACAGCGACCTGCCGTTGCCGACCCCGGTGCTGGTCGAGGAAGAAAGCCCCGAAGAACTCAACCGCACCGACGACCCGCTCGACCTCAGCCCCTTCGAGGGCGAGGAAAGCGAAGAGGAAGCCCTGGCCCGGGCCATCCGCGAAGAGCAACAGGAGATTGACGCATGA
- a CDS encoding polyprenyl synthetase family protein: MQPQSFYRAVADDFSAVDEIIKKQLTSRVPLVSKIGDYITSAGGKRLRPLLVLLCGKALGREGDDLRLLAATIEFLHTATLLHDDVVDMSGMRRGRSTANALWGNAPSVLVGDFLYSRSFEMMVELGSMPVMQILSKATRVIAEGEVLQLSRVRDASTTEEVYMEVIRGKTAMLFEASTHSAAALAEATDEQREALRTFGDHLGVAFQLVDDLLDYKGDSQTLGKNVGDDLAEGKPTLPLIYTMREGSAEQAALVRQAIQKGGLEDLEQIRVAVEESGALKYTAELARDYVKRAIACLEVLPASEYRDALVELSEFAVARTH; the protein is encoded by the coding sequence ATGCAACCCCAATCCTTCTACCGCGCGGTGGCTGATGATTTCAGCGCCGTCGACGAGATCATCAAGAAGCAGCTGACCTCGCGCGTGCCGCTGGTATCGAAGATCGGCGACTATATCACGTCCGCCGGTGGCAAGCGCCTGCGCCCCCTGCTGGTGCTGCTGTGTGGCAAGGCCCTGGGCCGCGAAGGCGACGACCTGCGCCTGCTGGCTGCCACCATCGAATTCCTGCACACCGCCACCCTGCTGCACGACGACGTGGTCGACATGTCCGGCATGCGCCGTGGCCGCTCCACCGCCAATGCCCTGTGGGGCAACGCGCCGAGCGTGCTGGTGGGCGACTTCCTCTATTCGCGCTCGTTCGAGATGATGGTCGAACTGGGCTCGATGCCGGTCATGCAGATCCTGTCCAAGGCCACCCGCGTGATTGCCGAGGGTGAAGTGCTGCAGCTGTCGCGGGTACGCGACGCCAGCACTACCGAGGAAGTCTACATGGAGGTCATCCGCGGCAAGACCGCAATGCTGTTCGAGGCCTCGACCCACAGCGCCGCCGCGCTGGCCGAAGCAACCGACGAACAGCGCGAGGCCCTGCGTACCTTCGGTGACCACCTGGGCGTGGCGTTCCAGCTGGTCGACGACCTGCTGGACTACAAGGGCGACTCGCAGACCCTGGGCAAGAACGTCGGTGACGACCTGGCCGAAGGCAAGCCTACCCTGCCGCTGATCTACACCATGCGCGAAGGCTCCGCCGAACAGGCTGCGCTGGTGCGCCAGGCGATCCAGAAGGGTGGCCTGGAGGACCTGGAGCAAATTCGCGTGGCGGTCGAAGAGTCGGGTGCGCTGAAGTACACCGCGGAGCTGGCACGTGACTACGTGAAGCGTGCCATCGCCTGCCTGGAAGTGCTGCCGGCCAGCGAATACCGAGATGCGCTGGTCGAGCTGAGCGAGTTTGCTGTCGCGCGTACTCACTGA
- a CDS encoding energy transducer TonB gives MLTEPRRRAYLSAMQVVHWLPRAELPFAAPSRPELLLPLAPVEDLEFDVRPAPAATEAPAIPQARSGERPKIEIPRPGSAPKPVAKPAEAEEQAAPPRPAPVPPPRFSLQLLRAGSCLLLVELATGQPFQSRDPSYLLLKDMLRAAGLPDAPQIIGEPVRWPLLVRGNMDQGPEAARDFVQGFVQARLEDAPCTCLWLVGLPALRFAANADGDAYYQTLKLEGLGEAWALPGLELLMDEPQRKADVWKAMRQLMARWKSVE, from the coding sequence TTGCTCACCGAACCCCGTCGCCGCGCCTACCTTTCCGCCATGCAAGTGGTGCACTGGCTGCCGCGCGCCGAACTGCCGTTCGCCGCACCGTCGCGGCCCGAGCTGCTGCTGCCGCTGGCGCCGGTCGAGGACCTCGAGTTCGATGTCAGGCCGGCACCGGCTGCCACCGAGGCGCCAGCCATCCCCCAGGCTCGCTCCGGCGAGCGGCCGAAAATCGAGATTCCGCGCCCGGGCAGTGCGCCCAAGCCGGTCGCCAAGCCCGCCGAGGCCGAGGAGCAGGCCGCACCGCCACGCCCGGCCCCGGTGCCGCCCCCACGCTTCTCGCTGCAGTTGCTGCGCGCTGGCAGTTGCCTGCTGCTGGTGGAGTTGGCCACCGGCCAGCCGTTCCAGAGCCGCGACCCGTCCTACCTGCTGCTCAAGGACATGCTGCGCGCTGCCGGCCTGCCCGACGCCCCGCAGATCATCGGCGAGCCGGTGCGCTGGCCGCTGCTGGTGCGCGGCAACATGGACCAGGGCCCGGAGGCGGCGCGCGATTTCGTCCAGGGCTTTGTCCAGGCGCGCCTGGAGGACGCCCCGTGCACCTGCCTGTGGCTGGTCGGCCTGCCGGCGCTGCGCTTTGCCGCCAATGCCGATGGTGACGCCTATTACCAAACCCTGAAGCTCGAGGGCCTGGGCGAAGCCTGGGCCTTGCCGGGCCTTGAATTGTTGATGGACGAGCCGCAGCGCAAGGCGGACGTCTGGAAAGCCATGCGCCAGCTGATGGCGCGCTGGAAGAGCGTTGAATGA
- the proB gene encoding glutamate 5-kinase produces the protein MRSKVTGAKRWVVKIGSALLTADGKGLDRGAMAVWVEQMVALREAGVELVLVSSGAVAAGMSQLGWTSRPSAMNELQAAASIGQMRLVQAWESSFGEHGKHTAQILLTHDDLSDRKRYLNARSTLRTLVDLGVVPVINENDTVVTDEIRFGDNDTLAALVANLVEADLLVILTDRDGMFDADPRNNPDAQLIYEARADDPALDAVAGGTGGALGRGGMQTKLRAARLAARSGAHTIIIGGRIERVLDRLKAGERLGTLLSPERGMLAARKQWLAGHLQTRGTLVLDAGAVQALRQANKSLLPVGVKTVQGSFRRGEMVVCVGPDGVEVARGLANYSALEAQKIIGQPSDVIESVLGYIAEPELVHRDNLVLV, from the coding sequence ATGCGAAGCAAGGTGACGGGCGCCAAGCGCTGGGTCGTGAAGATTGGCAGTGCTCTGCTGACCGCCGATGGCAAAGGCCTCGATCGCGGTGCCATGGCCGTTTGGGTCGAGCAGATGGTCGCGCTGCGTGAGGCGGGCGTGGAGTTGGTACTGGTCTCCTCCGGGGCCGTGGCTGCCGGCATGAGCCAGCTGGGCTGGACGTCGCGACCGAGTGCGATGAACGAGCTGCAGGCGGCTGCCTCGATTGGCCAGATGCGCCTGGTGCAGGCCTGGGAGTCGAGCTTTGGCGAGCACGGCAAGCACACCGCGCAGATCCTGCTGACCCATGACGACCTGTCCGACCGCAAGCGCTACCTGAACGCCCGCAGCACCCTGCGCACGCTGGTTGACCTGGGCGTGGTGCCGGTGATCAACGAGAACGATACCGTGGTCACCGACGAGATCCGTTTCGGTGACAACGACACCCTGGCGGCGCTGGTAGCCAACCTGGTCGAGGCTGACTTGCTGGTGATCCTTACCGACCGCGATGGCATGTTCGATGCCGACCCGCGCAACAACCCCGACGCCCAGCTGATCTATGAGGCCCGCGCCGACGACCCGGCACTGGATGCCGTGGCCGGCGGTACCGGTGGCGCCCTGGGCCGTGGCGGCATGCAGACCAAGCTGCGTGCCGCGCGCCTGGCAGCCCGTTCCGGTGCCCACACCATCATCATCGGTGGCCGCATCGAGCGCGTGCTGGACCGCCTCAAGGCCGGCGAACGCCTGGGGACCTTGCTGTCGCCCGAGCGCGGCATGCTTGCTGCGCGCAAGCAGTGGCTGGCCGGCCACCTGCAGACCCGTGGCACCCTGGTGCTGGACGCCGGTGCGGTGCAGGCGCTGCGCCAGGCCAACAAGAGCCTGCTGCCGGTTGGCGTGAAGACCGTCCAAGGTAGCTTCCGTCGTGGCGAGATGGTGGTGTGTGTCGGCCCGGACGGCGTTGAAGTGGCCCGCGGCCTGGCCAACTACAGCGCGCTGGAAGCGCAAAAGATTATCGGCCAGCCATCCGATGTCATTGAAAGCGTGCTGGGCTATATCGCCGAGCCGGAGCTGGTGCACCGCGACAATCTGGTGTTGGTATGA
- the rimI gene encoding ribosomal protein S18-alanine N-acetyltransferase has protein sequence MSDSISFRPMTEADLDAVLKIEYAAFSHPWTRGIFQDALKSYEVWLMFDGQQQVGHGVINVIIDEAHLLNITVKPENQGRGLGLRLLEHLMARAYQLNGRECFLEVRASNQSAYRLYERYGFNEIGRRRDYYPIAGGREDALVMACTLLED, from the coding sequence ATGAGTGACTCGATCAGCTTCCGCCCGATGACCGAGGCGGATCTGGATGCCGTACTTAAGATCGAATATGCCGCGTTCAGTCATCCCTGGACCCGCGGGATCTTTCAGGATGCGCTCAAGTCGTACGAAGTCTGGCTGATGTTCGACGGCCAGCAGCAGGTGGGGCATGGCGTGATCAACGTGATCATCGACGAGGCGCACCTGCTCAACATTACCGTCAAACCGGAAAACCAGGGCCGCGGGCTGGGCCTGCGCCTGCTTGAGCACCTGATGGCCCGGGCCTACCAGCTCAATGGTCGCGAGTGCTTCCTGGAAGTGCGTGCCAGCAACCAGTCGGCCTATCGTTTGTACGAGCGCTACGGTTTCAACGAAATCGGCCGCCGTCGCGACTATTACCCGATCGCCGGCGGCCGCGAGGATGCGCTGGTGATGGCCTGCACCCTGCTCGAAGACTGA
- the rplU gene encoding 50S ribosomal protein L21, translated as MSYAVIVTGGKQYKVAEGEFLKIEKLEVATGESVTFDRVLLVANGEEVTIGAPVVAGAKVVAEVVSQGRHDKVRIIKFRRRKHHMKRMGHRQWFTEIKITGIQA; from the coding sequence ATGTCTTACGCAGTAATCGTTACCGGCGGCAAGCAGTACAAAGTCGCTGAAGGTGAATTCCTCAAGATCGAAAAGCTGGAAGTCGCCACTGGCGAATCCGTGACCTTCGATCGCGTCCTGCTGGTCGCCAACGGTGAAGAAGTCACCATCGGTGCTCCAGTTGTTGCTGGCGCTAAAGTAGTGGCCGAAGTCGTTTCGCAAGGCCGCCACGACAAGGTTCGCATCATCAAGTTCCGTCGTCGTAAGCACCACATGAAGCGTATGGGCCACCGCCAGTGGTTCACCGAGATCAAAATCACCGGTATCCAGGCTTAA
- the mksF gene encoding Mks condensin complex protein MksF encodes MSQERYGIRRFALLNTAGYSLGLFPLEHPLSVYGANNLGKSASINALQFPILARMSDMSFGKYSLEQSRRFYFASDTSYILCELSLPHGPHVIGVVGRGPGGGFGHQFFAYKGELDLAHYQKNDTCLRQKELFTNLERLGIKAYELKPDELRRLLVGGHTSVPLDLTMIPLRSTSEQSLKTFRALFINLLHMREITAAKLKQLFLDAFEHSLRSGSVDYIAACEEAFRDVRRMEQDYNALVAAGPLVEALAGGVAQRDILRGKLHRISPVLDTLLGTWQEYAMARKEELVIQAEHYRGEQDRLQNDQRGGTQELMRLEREITGIQRWLGELSVLKHRFALVDDVKVLEQQLLAAKDAHDELAGALAQSRQFSAEDLDERVRDLEKRLKQVRQQLDHADNNSYARLREEFSQQDVDRLMRLFNGALFSLPLGDRGIELDDSDLWVKSLEAVLEGFKGERFEAPGLSIDLSHIDPPALQALADRAALRDQKERLEKELKQLKTQQAVAADRSASKAQTETLYQEVLDAQKALEDFRRSETLAAEEPEKLEQLSQLEAAQDELKRSSDAFTERVQQLSAKLQLVGRQIGDLEAKQRTLEDALRRRQLLPADLPYGTPYMEAIDDSMDNLLPLLNDYQDSWQSLQRVDNQIEALYAQVRLKGVAKFDSEDDMERRLQLLVNAYAHRTDEALTLAKARRAAVTDIARTLRNIRSDYDSLEHQLALFNREINKRQVSNLESFRVVLAPNKEALKHIDQIIHSAGQYEEGETLSVFDLTQSAEQDNKNEEAKEYLARLVAANHNQLGLKDLFELAFEITKVNGQPVIHADIDGAASNGTTMTIKALTNMYLLLHLMDRDLAGRIRLPYYLDEAADIDERNQAALLETSLQLGFVPILASVKPQVSARVAIDLEGGSGPNGIYIDEADWKFISRRDEVKAVVREDQAEELA; translated from the coding sequence ATGAGCCAGGAACGCTACGGCATCCGCCGCTTCGCACTGCTCAACACCGCCGGCTACAGCCTTGGCCTGTTCCCGCTGGAACACCCGCTGTCGGTCTACGGTGCCAACAACCTGGGTAAATCGGCGTCGATCAACGCCTTGCAGTTCCCGATCCTGGCGCGCATGTCCGACATGAGCTTCGGCAAGTACAGCCTCGAGCAGTCGCGCCGCTTCTACTTCGCCAGCGACACCTCGTACATTCTCTGTGAACTGAGCCTGCCCCACGGCCCGCACGTCATCGGCGTTGTCGGCCGCGGACCGGGCGGCGGTTTCGGCCACCAGTTCTTTGCCTACAAGGGCGAACTGGACCTGGCCCACTACCAGAAGAACGACACCTGCCTGCGCCAGAAAGAGCTGTTCACCAACCTCGAGCGCTTAGGGATCAAGGCCTACGAGCTGAAGCCGGATGAGCTGCGGCGTCTGCTGGTCGGTGGGCACACCTCGGTGCCGCTGGACCTGACCATGATCCCGCTGCGCTCGACCAGCGAGCAAAGCCTGAAAACCTTCCGCGCGCTGTTCATCAACCTGCTGCACATGCGCGAAATCACCGCCGCCAAGCTCAAGCAGCTGTTCCTCGATGCCTTCGAGCACAGCCTGCGCTCCGGTAGCGTCGACTACATCGCCGCGTGCGAGGAAGCCTTCCGCGACGTGCGCCGCATGGAACAGGACTACAACGCCCTGGTCGCCGCCGGGCCGCTGGTCGAAGCCCTGGCCGGTGGTGTGGCCCAGCGCGACATCCTGCGTGGCAAGCTGCACCGCATTTCGCCTGTGCTCGACACCCTGCTGGGCACCTGGCAGGAATACGCCATGGCGCGCAAGGAAGAGCTGGTGATCCAGGCCGAGCACTACCGTGGCGAGCAGGACCGCCTGCAGAACGACCAGCGCGGTGGCACCCAGGAACTGATGCGCCTTGAGCGTGAAATTACCGGTATCCAGCGCTGGCTGGGCGAGCTGTCGGTGCTCAAGCACCGCTTCGCCCTGGTCGATGACGTCAAGGTGCTGGAGCAGCAACTGCTGGCGGCCAAGGACGCCCACGACGAACTGGCCGGCGCCCTGGCCCAGTCGCGGCAGTTCAGCGCCGAAGACCTGGACGAACGCGTCCGCGACCTGGAAAAGCGCCTGAAGCAGGTCAGGCAACAGCTCGACCACGCCGACAACAACAGCTATGCCCGCCTGCGCGAAGAGTTCTCGCAGCAGGACGTCGACCGCCTGATGCGCCTGTTCAACGGCGCGCTGTTCAGCCTGCCGCTGGGCGACCGCGGTATCGAACTGGACGACAGCGACCTGTGGGTAAAATCGCTGGAGGCGGTGCTCGAGGGCTTCAAAGGCGAACGCTTCGAAGCCCCGGGGCTGTCGATCGACCTGTCGCACATCGACCCACCGGCGCTGCAGGCCCTGGCCGACCGTGCCGCTCTGCGTGACCAGAAAGAGCGCCTGGAAAAAGAGCTGAAGCAGCTCAAGACCCAGCAAGCCGTGGCCGCCGACCGCTCCGCCTCCAAGGCGCAGACCGAAACGCTGTACCAGGAAGTACTGGACGCGCAAAAAGCGCTGGAAGACTTCCGCCGCAGCGAAACCCTGGCCGCCGAAGAGCCCGAGAAACTGGAACAGCTGTCGCAGCTCGAAGCCGCCCAGGACGAACTCAAGCGCTCCAGCGACGCCTTCACCGAACGTGTCCAGCAACTGTCCGCCAAGCTGCAGCTGGTCGGCCGGCAGATCGGCGACCTCGAGGCCAAGCAGCGCACCCTGGAAGACGCCCTGCGCCGTCGTCAGCTGTTGCCGGCCGACCTGCCCTACGGCACGCCGTACATGGAAGCCATCGACGATTCGATGGACAACCTGCTGCCACTGCTCAACGACTACCAGGACAGCTGGCAGAGCCTGCAGCGGGTGGACAACCAGATCGAGGCGCTGTACGCCCAGGTACGCCTGAAAGGCGTGGCCAAGTTCGACAGCGAAGACGACATGGAACGCCGCCTGCAGCTGCTTGTGAACGCCTACGCGCACCGCACCGACGAAGCGCTGACCCTGGCCAAGGCCCGCCGCGCCGCAGTCACCGACATCGCCCGGACCCTGCGCAACATTCGCAGCGACTACGACAGCCTCGAACACCAGCTGGCCCTGTTCAACCGCGAAATCAACAAGCGCCAGGTATCGAACCTGGAGAGCTTCCGCGTGGTGCTGGCGCCGAACAAGGAAGCGCTCAAGCACATCGACCAGATCATCCACAGCGCCGGTCAGTACGAAGAGGGCGAAACCCTGTCGGTATTCGACCTGACCCAGAGCGCCGAGCAGGACAACAAGAACGAAGAGGCCAAGGAATACCTGGCAAGACTGGTGGCGGCCAACCACAACCAACTGGGCCTGAAGGACCTGTTCGAGCTGGCGTTTGAAATTACCAAGGTCAACGGCCAGCCGGTGATCCATGCCGACATCGACGGTGCGGCATCCAACGGCACTACCATGACCATCAAGGCGCTGACCAACATGTACCTGTTGCTGCACCTGATGGACCGCGACCTGGCCGGTCGCATCCGCCTGCCGTACTACCTGGACGAAGCGGCGGACATCGACGAACGCAACCAGGCGGCGCTGCTGGAGACCAGCCTGCAGCTGGGCTTCGTGCCGATTCTGGCGAGCGTGAAGCCGCAGGTGTCGGCGCGCGTGGCGATCGACCTGGAAGGTGGCAGCGGGCCGAATGGCATCTACATCGACGAAGCGGACTGGAAGTTCATCAGCCGTCGGGATGAGGTGAAGGCGGTTGTGCGTGAGGACCAGGCTGAAGAGTTAGCCTGA
- the cgtA gene encoding Obg family GTPase CgtA has translation MKFVDEVSIRVKAGDGGNGCMSFRREKFIENGGPNGGDGGDGGSVYMIADENLNTLVDYRYTRHHEAQRGANGGSTDCTGKKGDDLFLRVPVGTTVIDASTQEVIGDLVTPGQKLMVAQGGWHGLGNTRFKSSTNRAPRQTTPGKPGEQRDLKMEMKVLADVGLLGLPNAGKSTFIRSVSAAKPKVADYPFTTLVPNLGVVSVDRWKSFVIADIPGLIEGASEGAGLGIRFLKHLARTRVLLHLVDMAPLDESSPADAAEVIVNELTRFSPSLAERERWLVLNKADMVMEDERDERVKEVVERLQWDGPVYVISAISKQGTEKLSHDLMRYLEDRADRLANDPAYAEELADLDQRIEDEARAQLQALDDARTLRRTGVKSVHDIGDDDGWDDDFEDDEDGPEIIYVRD, from the coding sequence ATGAAGTTTGTTGACGAAGTATCCATTCGGGTCAAGGCCGGTGACGGTGGCAACGGTTGCATGAGCTTCCGTCGCGAGAAGTTCATCGAGAACGGTGGCCCCAACGGTGGTGACGGTGGCGACGGTGGTTCGGTGTACATGATTGCCGACGAAAACCTCAACACCCTGGTCGACTATCGCTACACCCGTCACCACGAGGCCCAGCGTGGCGCCAACGGCGGCAGCACCGACTGCACCGGCAAGAAAGGCGACGACCTGTTCCTGCGTGTGCCGGTCGGCACCACCGTGATCGACGCCTCCACCCAGGAAGTGATCGGTGACCTGGTTACCCCGGGTCAGAAGCTGATGGTCGCCCAGGGCGGCTGGCACGGTCTGGGCAACACCCGTTTCAAGTCCAGCACCAACCGTGCGCCGCGCCAGACCACCCCAGGCAAGCCGGGTGAGCAGCGCGACCTGAAGATGGAAATGAAAGTGCTGGCCGACGTCGGCCTGCTGGGCTTGCCGAACGCTGGCAAGAGCACCTTCATCCGCTCGGTTTCGGCCGCCAAGCCGAAAGTGGCCGACTACCCGTTCACCACCCTGGTGCCGAACCTGGGCGTGGTCAGCGTCGACCGCTGGAAGAGTTTCGTCATTGCCGACATCCCCGGCCTGATCGAAGGCGCTTCCGAAGGCGCCGGCCTGGGTATCCGCTTCCTCAAGCACCTGGCGCGCACCCGCGTGCTGCTGCACCTGGTGGACATGGCGCCGCTGGACGAAAGCAGCCCGGCCGATGCCGCCGAAGTCATCGTCAACGAGCTGACCCGCTTCAGCCCGTCGCTGGCCGAGCGTGAGCGCTGGCTGGTGCTGAACAAGGCCGATATGGTCATGGAAGACGAGCGCGACGAGCGGGTCAAGGAAGTGGTCGAACGCCTGCAGTGGGACGGCCCGGTCTACGTGATCTCGGCCATCTCCAAACAGGGCACCGAAAAGCTCAGCCACGACCTGATGCGCTACCTCGAAGACCGCGCTGACCGCCTGGCCAACGACCCGGCCTATGCCGAAGAGCTGGCTGACCTCGACCAGCGCATCGAAGACGAAGCCCGTGCCCAGCTGCAGGCCCTGGACGACGCCCGTACCCTGCGTCGCACCGGCGTCAAGAGCGTGCACGACATCGGCGACGATGATGGTTGGGACGATGATTTCGAGGACGACGAAGACGGCCCGGAAATCATTTACGTGCGCGACTGA
- the mksB gene encoding Mks condensin complex protein MksB produces the protein MIEPKRVLRALAEHWALIEPLCERFDQGTLSLVELRQHVGRQQVESTPQDITQLLDVWIRLDILVPVAKSPNRFELNAQIHDFLAYLRREHRLGLCLEIEAYLRHLERLAGHIQDAFDNRDSDDLARQLRLLDMRVRDVLKKLDNDEQALVAVAERAKTSNRQIPLRQRYAEVLATWDEYVEPMIQLVNADGAFEQGVRKVETVLLKLLGEQARLGHLVDDDMLLRTHARILEMQTSAQLTLRHARELLLPLREEARRHNAVTRGAALALSVIRRKGIDAVPQAAMPMFTRPQSTFLGSASQVEAYVYALARFEPKPARFPKAHKTQSGALPRAPRTVKEMAERCEQALPLPDLMVWLLEQEPEGATDELLYWFSRLSREKRFKRERLDRREYTTQEHLVSLRSFALTSSREDAASAPTESNASPAHAS, from the coding sequence ATGATCGAACCCAAGCGCGTCCTGCGCGCCCTAGCCGAACACTGGGCCCTGATCGAGCCGCTGTGCGAGCGTTTCGACCAGGGCACCCTGAGCCTGGTCGAATTGCGTCAGCATGTGGGCCGCCAGCAGGTCGAGAGCACCCCGCAGGACATCACCCAGCTGCTCGACGTGTGGATCCGTCTGGATATCCTGGTCCCGGTGGCCAAGAGCCCGAACCGTTTCGAGCTCAACGCGCAGATCCACGATTTCCTCGCCTACCTGCGCCGCGAACACCGGCTAGGCCTGTGCCTGGAGATCGAAGCCTACCTGCGCCACCTGGAGCGCCTGGCCGGGCATATCCAGGACGCCTTCGACAATCGCGACAGCGACGACCTGGCACGCCAGCTGCGCCTGCTCGACATGCGCGTGCGCGATGTACTGAAGAAGCTCGACAACGACGAGCAGGCACTGGTGGCCGTGGCCGAACGGGCCAAGACCAGCAACCGCCAGATCCCGCTACGCCAGCGCTATGCCGAAGTACTGGCGACCTGGGACGAGTATGTCGAGCCGATGATCCAGCTGGTCAACGCCGACGGCGCCTTCGAACAGGGCGTACGCAAGGTCGAGACCGTATTGCTGAAGCTGCTGGGCGAACAGGCGCGCCTGGGCCACCTGGTCGACGACGACATGCTGCTGCGCACCCATGCGCGCATCCTGGAAATGCAGACCAGCGCCCAGCTGACCCTGCGCCATGCCCGCGAACTGCTGCTACCGCTGCGTGAAGAAGCCCGCCGGCACAACGCCGTGACCCGTGGCGCCGCGCTGGCCCTGTCGGTTATCCGGCGCAAGGGCATCGATGCCGTGCCGCAAGCAGCCATGCCGATGTTCACCCGCCCGCAAAGCACCTTCCTCGGCAGCGCCAGCCAGGTCGAGGCCTACGTCTACGCCCTGGCCCGCTTCGAGCCCAAGCCGGCGCGTTTCCCCAAGGCCCACAAGACCCAGTCCGGCGCCCTGCCCCGTGCACCGCGCACGGTCAAGGAAATGGCCGAACGCTGCGAACAGGCCCTGCCGCTGCCCGACCTGATGGTCTGGCTGCTGGAGCAGGAGCCCGAAGGCGCCACCGACGAGCTGCTGTACTGGTTCTCGCGCCTGTCGCGGGAAAAGCGCTTCAAGCGCGAACGCCTCGACCGCCGCGAATACACCACTCAGGAACACCTGGTCAGCCTGCGCTCGTTCGCCCTGACCTCCAGCCGCGAAGACGCCGCCAGCGCGCCTACCGAATCCAACGCGAGCCCAGCCCATGCATCTTGA